The region atacacaattttgaATACAATTCATTTTACCTCATGATACGTCACAAAACATGAGGAGAGGCTTTTATGGTATCCGAGTGATGTACACCTTCATCACTATAGCTAGTTATCCATGTTATCGGGGTGTACTTGTTTCCGTATTCCAGTATCCACGTGACTAACGTCTTAGTCACTATCTGGGCAGCCGATACTGGACACCATAGTACTGTCTGGGCCGAGAGCGTATCTGTTCATCCCCAAAGCGATAAATCCCAATCTTGACATATAGAACACAACGACATACTTTTTTGGTGCACCCAAAAGTCACCTTAAAATCACCTAGATACGGAGTAACATTTGGCAACCCCAAAGTAACCATCCGATATCCGGGTCTATGACTCATGGTCTAAGGATGCAAGTAAACGTTAACACTATTCATTTCCCGCAGGTTGTCTTCAGGCCACTACACTcacccgtatgtggtcgctactcactcagacggaggtcagggagcatttggttactggatctatccgatggaagacggtagcacgggctatcttcaaccggtttggatggcggtcatataataggataggtgtttagttTCCTATATGTTATTTTGCCTGCCAGTTGTGGTTGTCCTGTTTTTTGCTTTCGTGCTCTTTTTGAGCATTTGTTCCTTTTTGTTTGAGACTCCGAGACCTATGTTGGACCTTTTAATTTTTAATAATATggtcgtatgcatctttctgatgcagaggccgggacgaacccccttttcaaaaaaatatatgaaaatacCGATACCATACAAACGACCTGATCTCATTGTATTTCATAAGTTGGATCTATCCAACACCATTGTTACAACAACAACGTGTTCTCATTATTATGAGCACCCTTGTTACATCAATAATGCCCATGGTCAAGAAAATGGAACCATCAATAATACATTAGCTAGTCCAGAGGCCCCACTAGGGATATGTTTGGCATTTATGTTTCAACGGATGCAACTAGGTTTTACCCAAATCTCACATTCAAGAACCATTGCAATGTTATCTTAATTatcaacaatgaaatataatagtaGCAACTTTTGTAAtttcctctaggacatatttcaaaAAGAGTTTCAAACCCTGTGAGTTGTAATCGATCTAATAGATTATTCGATGTGTACAATGGTAAATTACTCGAGATCTCATAAAAGTATAAGAGTACAATTATCTCAATAGTCTCTTACAAATATGGCAAACAACATACATGTATGATAGGACAACAAAAACCTAGTTTGACCCTTCATAGACAAGGTATCATTACACTTTTGCTATTAGACATTTTATGAATGGTTTTGCCATTTTTGATACCTTTATAATGATCAAGAAAAGCACCCTATATATAATGACCATTCCAAGTAATATCGCAAGATCGGCCCACTTCGAGTAACCTAACTCCACTTGTAAGTTGTTCTTCAGGATATATTGACCACTAATGTCGGCGCCCCCGACAACACCTAAATCTTGGAAGACCAAGCCCAAGAATTCATTTTTGTACAATCCTTGAGTTGTATACTTTTGGTAAGATATGTAGTAAGTTGGGTACTTCCATATTGGTTTTGGGAGGTCATTTGGAAGCCTGAAGAAACCAGCGTTTAGCATTAGTAACCCTTGTACTCCAGAACCTGTAATTATACCGAGGAGAAAATCGGGTACAATGGCtgcaacaatcatcatcaaaccctCAACCAACATTGTGCATGCCCATAGAGTGGCAACAAAGAAGAAGAAGTGTTCTATTCCTCTTTGAAGTCCGGTTAGGTAATAAGCAATTGCAGCAGGTAGTACGGAGATGAGGCCCAAGTATGGAGTTGATGAAAGTGTGTTGGCTATTACAAATTCAATGGCCCCATAGTGTCCACTCCGCTGCTCTTTCTCAAATACCTGCATTTTACAAATTATTATTTAATAGAAATCAACAAAAAAAATTATACTTGTTTTTGAAAGAATAATGATACCTACCTTCATATCCTCGACAAATGATGGAAAACTTCCGATTGCCATCATTGTCATGAAGGTTGATGTAAACATAAGCATAGATGCTCGTGCCTAAAATGGTCAACATAAATTGAGTAGTATGTCAACCTGTTGATACTTACTATTTTCACTTTCTATTTTATAGATTAGAAATCGACTACTCACTTGGATTGATGCATAATTGTGACCAACATTGAAGAAAATGGTCCCAATGGTTAGAAAAAGTGCGATGTTGATAACAAAACGTAACCAATAATATCCTATGTCTCTATGCATGTTAAGCATTGATCTTTTGGTTAGGACAATTGATTTGGTCCAGAACGTTGCTTGCCTTCGTTGAAGTACACGGTCACCCTCCTGAAACAAAAACAATGGAGACGCAAAAGCATATAAGTGAGACATATATAATCTCACAAACTCAACCCAATGCATCAATTTAGTCCATTTAAAGAAGAGACCTGCTTAACTGTTTTCCTTGCTTCCATTTCAGTTCCTAAAATAGCAAGAGAGCCAGAAGAAGCCACTAGAGTCTGGATTACTTTTGCAGCATGTGCCAAATTTACAGTTGATTCTTCCTCGGCTTCCTACACGAACATGATGGATACACCTTTCAATTTCACTCGAGTTAAATTCTCCATACAAAAACACAAAGCCTTGAGAGATCATGTTCATACCTCAAAGTCCGTGTTTATCATCCTTAAGAAGTGATCAGAAGGATTCCTCCTCAATGGGCATGGGAAGCCATTAGCATCAAAGAACTACAAGTTACCCAAATGAGCATGGGTGATTTTGTACACACTGTAGAAATAATCTTTCATGAAAAAAATATAACCTAGCGACACCCCAGACATATCCAAGTGAAAGTATCTTCTGTGTGCACACGTTTATAAATATAGACTAATGCCTATTTTTTAAATATAAATGTGCATAAATGGTTCACAAGCAAAAGTTGTTTTAGAAAAATATAGTAATGGTTATAGAAAAGCATCATTTACATTAGTTAACAAATTTACTACAAAAAATGTTTAAATTGCAAATCTGAGAAATGTATACAATTTTGATGTTACCGGTGCATGCTGACATTCTACCTCATACGCACACGTTTGAACTCCTACAAACATTGGAATTACTTAGAAAGTCTAGGTTATAAGTAATTGAAAGACTCGGCCTTTCATTATGTTGAAATATTCATATAAGAAGTGTTTATTTTTTTATTGAGGTGGATTCTTTGTCCAACCCTTTAAGCATGATGCCATGGCGAGAATGACAAGGAGATCCAGGTGTGGACCCGGAACTCGATGCCAGGATGTACTTGGAAGTAGCTATGGGTTGCAAGAGTATACAGGTTCTTGCTACAACCAAAAAGTGAATCAAGGATGGATTGGAACTATAGTTGTGTGTTGTATTCGGGTATCATAGGCAGTTGCAAAACCTCTGATGATATTTTTGTTACCACTAGCTTCTGTCTCAAACGGTTTAGCAAACTGTATGTGATGGGAGTTCTCAACGCTCTTGATGTGGTACTTGTAGTACTTAATTGCATTAGTCAATATTGTACGTGCTTTCAAGtcagaagtaaatatttcaaatgtttgctatttattttacaGAGAGACACTGAAGTTGCACTTGCATTTAACAATCGACTGGTATGAAGCTCATTAGGTTTTTTAAGTCGTAAGCTCATTAGTTTTGTATGTGCACTTGTCATGTGTGCTAAAACAACTTTCTTAATAATTGTACTGCTTTGTGTTAATTAGTTTGTTAGACATGTAGGTGTCAAGTTTGAGATTTTACCACCAAAATATCTCGAGATTTTACCACCCGATATTTTTCAAATGCTCGTGGTGCCGCTAGGCTGAACAGCTATGCACACTACAGTCGTGGAGGTTAAAAGTGGAGATGTCTTTTTTCCTAAATTCTGGGCCAAATTTTATTGCTTTTCCACGCGGAGGGGGGTGGGGGGCGCTCAAATTAGTACGGAAATGCTAAAAATCTGACGTCTGATTTTCAGGTGTGGTAAATCGAACATTTTTCATGGAAATTTATATTGACGTGAATATGGCAAATTTAATTTGTAAGCACGGCGATTTCCTGGCAAAAAAAAGCGGGGACAGATTTATCATGCTCGTCAGCTAAACTTGTCATTCTTGGCGAACATGATTGGACCCGAATATCAGCTAAATGTTCGATTTGTCATGCCTAAAAATCTAACATTTGCTCGATATTCGGGTCCAATTACTATGGGTCTGTTTGGATCGCACACAGGTTCCGCCTGGCTATTTTTTTTTTGGCGTTGACAGCTGTGAAGGCATCTGTTTGGTTTGGGTTTGATTTTTTGGCTCGCCCTATACGCAGGGGCTCCTCCCATTTAAGTAACCAATTTTTGGGCAATTCACTGGCGGCTGAAtttatccaaacagagcctatacgCCCCTGTATTTGTGGTTTGGTTTCTCTGTCCTGAGTAATACTGGATATATAAACACTGTGCCATGTGCCTATCACTCGCCCACAGACACATTTGAGGACATTGGTTATGTTGCAATTCAGGCCACAATATTGCACTAGATATGCTTTCACAAACCATAAGTAATACTAACACTAATCCCAGGACCAATATTTTATAGATAAGCTTTCACAACATTGAACTAGATATGTTTTCATAAATCATAAGTAATACTAACACTAGTCGCAGGGTCACCAACCATAAAAAACATTAACCGACTAACCTACACGTACCTCTATTGCCTTGGAAGCTGGCCCAAAATAAACCGCCCTCCCATTGGCCAACAGGCAGAGGCCATGGAAGAGCTCAAACACCTCTGTGCTTGGCTGGTGGATGGCTGCGACGACCGTCGTCCCATTCCTTCTGGCGATCCCAGCAATGCGGCTCATGACGTGGTACGACGCGGCACTATCAAGCCCACTTGTTGGCTCGTCAAGGAAGATGAGCGCCGGTGACGCCAGCAGCTCAATGCAGATGCTCACTCGCTTCCGCTGGCCACCGCTAATGCCCTTGCAAACGCGCCCGCCGATCCGAGTTCCGGCTACCGTGGCGAGTCCCATCTGCCTGATAACATCGTTGGCCCATGACCGCTTCTCAGCCGGCGTCAAGGAGTCCGGCAGCTGAAGCTGAGCCGAGTAGTGCACcgcctccgccaccgtcaacgTCGCCATCAGCACATTTTCTTGTGTCACATACGCCTTCATTTCATGCACGTGATCGGAGGTTGTTAGGGAGTTACACGCAAACGTCGAAGTTTAATTACACCTCTATCAACGTCGGGCATgcgcatatatatatatgtggaacTTACGGAGGTTGCGGATACAACCTTCTGACGGCAACCATTGATCAAGATGTCTCCCCTCCCTTTCATGTTAGGTCTGAGTCGTCCTGTTTATAAGCATATACATATGTATATGTAGTGCAGATCATAAGTAAAGGAGAAACGTATTGACAAACCAAACATTAACATTGTCCACAATCACTATGGTTTAGCTGAGGAAACAAGTGGCGCCCACAATGTTATGGGAAGAAGACACATAGCGAAATCCAGCAGGAGTACTAGAGAGCGTGTTTCTCGTTCGACAATCATGAGGCCGGGTTGGTTCCCACATCGGAATTTTATTGAACACTATTTATGCATAGAAATGTGGAAGGAAGCGATTATTTCAAAGTGGACTATGAAATATTCATTTATACATCGGATATCTGATCATCTTTCTATATTTACAGAAAATACTTGCATATATAAAACATTATGTGCAAAAGAAAAAACTTGCCAGTAACTTTAGATTTGAACTAACCAAACTAAAGGTTGATGTATTTTGCAATCTGTCTGCAGGCATGTTATTTTAAAGTAATATCACAAAATGCAAGGGTATATACCCACAGACCACAACTGCAAGAAATTAGCTGATAATTAATTAACCAATCTCGTACAATATGTTTTTTCTAAACCCTGGAAATTATGGTTGTCCATATCATATAGATGCAGAGACGGGAAGATGGTGCGATTACTCTTAAAAAAACATTGGTGCATGAGCCATGAGCTATGTGGCATCACCTTGGATGCAACACATCAATTACTCATTTTCACATTGGTGAGCTTATGGTTGCATCGTATTGCACCAATTAACCGATCGTGCTGTAAATTATGGTTGTCCGTATCAATTACCCTTTTTCACATTGGCACTTTTTTTACGTCGACACAAGGGGCGCAGCCGTCCAAGTAGGAGCGTGTTAGCCATGCACTTTTTTTGCCGAAAAATTTAGCCATGCACTTAATAGAAACATGAGATAAGAGCAGAACTATATACTGATATTTATTTTATTGTACAAATTTCTAGTGGTTTTTTTTCTGTATATTTGTGTCAAACAAGTTATAAAGTACCTAGTAGCAAAATCAAACAAAACTAAAGATAGCAACAAGTTTAAGTAGCTAGATGTGTAGAACTTATTTACAAACAAAGAATACTAGCAAAATCAAAAATAAATTACAGCTGGAATACAAAACAAATATTCATATCTTACAAATATATTATAAGTTTTTCTGAACAAAAGATAGAGTGTAACTTTACAGAAGATGGACGTTTCAAGTTATCAGTTTTTTTGTAAGGTAGGAAAGTTATACCAGCCAATGCATCAAGTAGAGTAGTTTTGCCACAGCCCGAAGGACCCATGAGAGCCAGCACTTCGCCAGGGCGCGCGTACCCACTAAGCCCATCAAGGATCACAGCATGGCCCTTTCTCCCATTTATGACCGTCACCGATAGATCCTGCCACTTCAGAAATACCCTGGCAACGCCGGGCTCCACATTGTCCACTACCCCATCGGCCGGCGAAGCCTCCCATGGCTCCGAATTAGAGAGACAACGTGGGAAGAAGATGGGGCTTGACGGCCACGCCGACCAGCCGCGCCATGAAACCATAGCAGTGCTCGACGACGTCGTCGACTGTGGTGGCCTGGTGGGGCTCGGCGTAGGAGCCCATCTCGGTAGTGGTGACGCTGCCATGTATATTCTCTTTGTGTGCTTTTTGTGTTGTTTGAGGTTTCCATGTGTGTCTACCGGCGCCTTATATAGGTCCAAAGTTGAggggatgttaactggctggtcatATTGCATGAGATGTGTCTTGTTAAAAGCCAGAGACTCTTCCTTTGTAGTACAGCTGGAATAATGAGCACCTTTTGGTTTAGTTAATCAAGaaaaaaagtgtgatggtgatctttGCACCACTAATTAAGGATCGTCTAAAAAAGAACGGATGTTTCATAGTGACCAGCTTTGAACCCCGAAAAAAAAAAACTAGCTTTGAACCTGACATTGACATACCACAACGCCACCTTCTCTCTTCTCTCTACCACACCAGCTAAATGCAAATTTTGGACTGAAAACCACTTGTTTCTATGCTCTCACATTTCAAAACACCTCAAAAAAATAATCTAGAAATCGTCCGTAATTCATTAACTAAGCTAGATTTTCTTTTCGTTTTGGCAGACAGCTTAGAACAAACTCCTTTATTAAGTATGGGCCTGATTGAGGGTCTATGTTGACTAACGTCATGACGTGATAGCACGATATGCGTGTCTGGATTTTCTAATGAGAAACGCTGTTTTGGCAGATAGCTTAGGACACAAACTCCTTTGTTAAGTTGGGTCTGATTGAGGGTCAGGGTTGACTAACATCAAGACGTGATCGCACGATATGGGTGTCTCGATTTTCTAATGAGAAACGCTCGGTGGTTTTAGGCTGAGAC is a window of Triticum dicoccoides isolate Atlit2015 ecotype Zavitan chromosome 2B, WEW_v2.0, whole genome shotgun sequence DNA encoding:
- the LOC119362455 gene encoding ABC transporter G family member 11-like isoform X1; protein product: MAASPLPRWAPTPSPTRPPQSTTSSSTAMVSWRGWSAWPSSPIFFPRCLSNSEPWEASPADGVVDNVEPGVARVFLKWQDLSVTVINGRKGHAVILDGLSGYARPGEVLALMGPSGCGKTTLLDALAGRLRPNMKGRGDILINGCRQKVVSATSAYVTQENVLMATLTVAEAVHYSAQLQLPDSLTPAEKRSWANDVIRQMGLATVAGTRIGGRVCKGISGGQRKRVSICIELLASPALIFLDEPTSGLDSAASYHVMSRIAGIARRNGTTVVAAIHQPSTEVFELFHGLCLLANGRAVYFGPASKAIEFFDANGFPCPLRRNPSDHFLRMINTDFEEAEEESTVNLAHAAKVIQTLVASSGSLAILGTEMEARKTVKQEGDRVLQRRQATFWTKSIVLTKRSMLNMHRDIGYYWLRFVINIALFLTIGTIFFNVGHNYASIQARASMLMFTSTFMTMMAIGSFPSFVEDMKVFEKEQRSGHYGAIEFVIANTLSSTPYLGLISVLPAAIAYYLTGLQRGIEHFFFFVATLWACTMLVEGLMMIVAAIVPDFLLGIITGSGVQGLLMLNAGFFRLPNDLPKPIWKYPTYYISYQKYTTQGLYKNEFLGLVFQDLGVVGGADISGQYILKNNLQVELGYSKWADLAILLGMVIIYRVLFLIIIKVSKMAKPFIKCLIAKV
- the LOC119362455 gene encoding ABC transporter G family member 11-like isoform X2 is translated as MAASPLPRWAPTPSPTRPPQSTTSSSTAMVSWRGWSAWPSSPIFFPRCLSNSEPWEASPADGVVDNVEPGVARVFLKWQDLSVTVINGRKGHAVILDGLSGYARPGEVLALMGPSGCGKTTLLDALAGRLRPNMKGRGDILINGCRQKAYVTQENVLMATLTVAEAVHYSAQLQLPDSLTPAEKRSWANDVIRQMGLATVAGTRIGGRVCKGISGGQRKRVSICIELLASPALIFLDEPTSGLDSAASYHVMSRIAGIARRNGTTVVAAIHQPSTEVFELFHGLCLLANGRAVYFGPASKAIEFFDANGFPCPLRRNPSDHFLRMINTDFEEAEEESTVNLAHAAKVIQTLVASSGSLAILGTEMEARKTVKQEGDRVLQRRQATFWTKSIVLTKRSMLNMHRDIGYYWLRFVINIALFLTIGTIFFNVGHNYASIQARASMLMFTSTFMTMMAIGSFPSFVEDMKVFEKEQRSGHYGAIEFVIANTLSSTPYLGLISVLPAAIAYYLTGLQRGIEHFFFFVATLWACTMLVEGLMMIVAAIVPDFLLGIITGSGVQGLLMLNAGFFRLPNDLPKPIWKYPTYYISYQKYTTQGLYKNEFLGLVFQDLGVVGGADISGQYILKNNLQVELGYSKWADLAILLGMVIIYRVLFLIIIKVSKMAKPFIKCLIAKV